A DNA window from Fragaria vesca subsp. vesca linkage group LG3, FraVesHawaii_1.0, whole genome shotgun sequence contains the following coding sequences:
- the LOC101312126 gene encoding rho GDP-dissociation inhibitor 1-like: protein MGGGQKSDKEKVEEEETDNEAGERITRQMSETSVSAAEDDDDEENSNKIQLGPQCTLKEQIEKDKDDESLRRWKEQLLGAVDFESVGETLDPEVKINSLSILTPDRPDIVLEVPENGKPKGLWFTLKEGSRHNLKFSFQVSNNIVSGLKYTNTVWKTGVKVDSTKEMIGTFSPQPEPYTHVMPEEVTPSGMFARGSYSARSKFLDDDNKCYLEINYTFDIRKEWAAR, encoded by the exons ATGGGTGGAGGGCAGAAGAGTGACAAGGAAAAAGTGGAGGAAGAAGAAACTGATAATGAAGCAGGTGAGAGAATTACCAGACAGATGAGCGAGACCTCTGTTTCTGCAGCTGAGGATGATGATGATGAAGAAAACAGCAATAAAATCCAGTTGGGTCCTCAATGTACTCTCAAAGAACAGATTGAGAAGGATAAG GATGATGAGAGCTTGAGGAGGTGGAAAGAACAGCTTCTTGGGGCTGTGGATTTTGAGAGTGTTGGAG AAACTCTTGACCCAGAAGTAAAGATTAATAGCCTCTCAATCCTCACTCCTGACAGACCCGACATTGTTCTTGAAGTTCCGGAAAATGGAAAACCCAAAGGCTTATGGTTTACCCTGAAGGAAGGTAGTCGTCACAACTTGAAATTCTCCTTCCAAGTCAGCAATAACATTGTATCCGGCCTCAAGTACACCAACACTGTTTGGAAAACTGGTGTCAAGG TGGACAGCACAAAAGAGATGATTGGAACCTTCAGTCCTCAGCCAGAGCCATACACACATGTGATGCCAGAAGAGGTCACACCTTCCGGCATGTTTGCCAGAGGATCATACTCTGCAAGATCAAAG TTTCTCGACGATGATAACAAGTGCTACTTGGAAATCAATTACACCTTCGATATTCGAAAGGAATGGGCTGCGCGCTAG
- the LOC101296362 gene encoding BTB/POZ domain-containing protein At2g04740-like — MSPERQPWTIDPDLDGIDLDAADFASSLPLKKVPHGDVFEASRAGDVERLRYLLEFGVNVNARDRWDSVALYYACLAGHLEAARMLLESGAICTEHTFDGDRCHYAALNLKVRKLLKAFEARPPPLGPLQAAMRETFLGCAANWAYLEQAQFESSGLPASDGYFPPDVVFFVQGRAIEAHRVILSARSPFFRRKFVTDWKERREVRFSKEKLSYPALYSLIQFFYSDRLEVAVDDMEDLVRICKVCKCESLQRVLEKELIHQKYAEYKALRDIDSSVKRFILQGVSLPEEDRLPATLHEILQISLANSTGDELNIDNGIKELISSVDTMEISDSVEDLADVCIRVDKKSFRCHQVVLASRSEYFKARLSRMKDFHEGKSDIPVHTLPCLEEHDLSSEAFEKMIEYMYTDGLKDIDPDQAGELFDAASRYLLFPLKRAVADVLLPHLENVSPAELCNWLVLSDMYGVLKIREFCLDTIACNFETFADTREFRAMLLTLPPPSGDSSLRTTNPSAPGAEVNTDQHNVLDDLREKWLEAEAGELDERDESALIFDKRLEMLMVVAEQEKSDADLTDDINGS; from the exons ATGTCCCCGGAGCGGCAACCCTGGACCATCGATCCCGACCTCGACGGGATCGACCTCGACGCCGCCGACTTCGCCTCCTCCCTCCCCTTAAAAAAAGTCCCACACGGCGACGTTTTCGAGGCCTCACGCGCCGGCGACGTGGAGCGCCTCAGGTACTTGCTGGAGTTTGGAGTCAACGTCAACGCGCGTGACCGGTGGGACTCGGTGGCGCTCTACTACGCGTGCCTCGCCGGACATCTTGAGGCGGCGCGTATGTTGCTGGAGAGCGGCGCTATTTGCACGGAGCATACATTTGACGGCGATCGGTGTCATTACGCGGCGTTGAATTTGAAGGTTAGGAAGCTTTTGAAGGCGTTTGAGGCCAGGCCGCCGCCGCTGGGGCCGTTGCAGGCGGCGATGAGAGAGACGTTCTTGGGCTGTGCGGCTAATTGGGCCTATTTGGAGCAGGCCCAGTTTGAATCTTCAG GTCTTCCGGCCAGTGATGGATACTTCCCTCCAGATGTGGTATTTTTTGTTCAAGGCAGAGCCATTGAAGCACATAGAGTCATCTTAAGTGCACGGTCACCATTTTTCAGAAGAAAGTTTGTGACTGATTGGAAAGAGCGCAGAGAAGTGAGATTTTCAAAGGAAAAGTTGTCATATCCTGCTTTATACAGTCTCATCCAATTCTTCTACTCCGACAGACTAGAAGTTGCTGTAGATGATATGGAGGATCTTGTGAGGATCTGCAAAGTATGTAAATGTGAATCTTTACAAAGGGTTCTCGAGAAAGAATTGATTCACCAAAAGTATGCTGAGTACAAGGCATTGAGAGACATAGACAGCTCTGTAAAACGATTCATCTTACAAGGTGTGTCTCTTCCTGAAGAAGATCGACTTCCTGCGACTTTGCATGAGATCCTTCAGATTTCCCTTGCCAATTCTACTGGTGATGAACTTAACATAGATAATGGTATCAAAGAACTAATATCTTCTGTTGATACCATGGAAATCAGTGATTCTGTAGAGGATCTTGCAGATGTTTGCATTAGAGTTGATAAAAAGAGTTTCCGATGCCATCAAGTGGTTTTAGCATCAAGGTCTGAGTATTTTAAAGCAAGATTATCCCGCATGAAGGACTTTCATGAAGGAAAAAGTGATATACCTGTTCATACCCTTCCATGTCTTGAGGAACATGATTTAAGCTCTGAAGCATTCGAAAAGATGATCGAGTATAT GTACACTGACGGATTGAAGGATATAGACCCAGATCAG GCTGGGGAACTCTTTGATGCTGCCTCTAGATATTTATTATTTCCTCTTAAGCGTGCTGTTGCTGATGTACTGCTGCCACACCTGGAAAATGTCTCACCAGCAGAATTGTGCAATTGGCTGGTATTGTCAGACAT GTATGGTGTCTTGAAGATAAGAGAATTTTGTTTAGATACAATAGCTTGTAACTTTGAGACATTTGCTGACACTCGTGAATTCCGAGCAATGCTGTTGACACTCCCTCCACCATCTGGGGATTCATCACTTCGCACCACTAATCCAAGTGCACCGGGAGCTGAAGTCAATACAGACCAACACAATGTTCTTGATGACTTGCGAGAAAAATGGCTTGAAGCTGAAGCTGGGGAGCTTGACGAGAGAGATGAGAGCGCACTAATCTTTGATAAGCGACTTGAGATGCTTATGGTTGTTGCAGAACAAGAAAAGTCTGATGCAGATCTTACTGATGATATCAATGGCTCCTAG
- the LOC101311654 gene encoding fasciclin-like arabinogalactan protein 7-like isoform 2, whose product MELPVVFMALLVMCSSEAYAQSAPSPSSLTPTPAPAPAPEFVNLTDLLSVAGPFHTFLGYLESTKVIETFQDQANTTEEGITIFVPRDSAFKALKNPSLSNLTADQLKSMFLFHALPHYYSLADFKNLSDMSPVATMAGGQFTLNFTDVSGTAHLTSGWSDTKVSSSVHSTDPVAVYQVDKVLLPEAIFGTDIPPTAAPAPSPDIAPAADAPKAADSDSSPGSSPDKSSSYRIMSWGQLVLAISGGLVLFL is encoded by the coding sequence ATGGAACTTCCTGTGGTTTTCATGGCTCTACTAGTTATGTGTTCATCAGAAGCATATGCTCAAAGTGCCCCATCTCCCTCCTCTCTCACCCCTACTCCTGCCCCGGCACCAGCTCCAGAATTCGTGAATCTCACAGATTTGCTCTCTGTGGCTGGCCCTTTCCACACCTTCCTTGGCTACCTTGAGTCCACCAAAGTGATTGAGACATTTCAAGACCAAGCCAACACGACTGAGGAAGGCATTACCATCTTTGTCCCCAGAGATAGTGCTTTCAAAGCTCTTAAAAACCCTTCTCTGTCCAATCTCACTGCTGACCAGCTCAAATCAATGTTTCTATTCCATGCTCTGCCACATTACTACTCTTTGGCCGATTTCAAAAACCTCAGCGACATGAGCCCCGTGGCTACAATGGCCGGTGGACAATTCACTTTGAACTTCACTGATGTTTCAGGCACTGCACATCTTACCTCGGGATGGTCAGACACAAAAGTGAGCAGCAGTGTGCATTCCACAGACCCTGTAGCTGTTTACCAAGTTGACAAGGTTCTTCTTCCAGAGGCAATCTTTGGCACTGACATTCCCCCAACCGCTGCCCCAGCACCATCTCCGGACATTGCTCCAGCTGCAGACGCTCCAAAAGCTGCAGACAGTGACTCGTCTCCAGGATCTTCACCAGATAAATCTTCTTCTTACAGAATTATGAGTTGGGGTCAATTGGTTTTGGCAATCTCAGGTGGACTGGTCCTGTTCTTGTGA
- the LOC101311359 gene encoding fimbrin-like protein 2-like, translating into MSSFVGVVVNDTELQAQFTQVELRTLKSKFLSTKTQNGRVTVKDLPAIFAKLRAFTETFSEDEIKTMLEESNLDSGEDLEFETFLRAHLNLQARAVKKSGRTGGGYKRVTSFLKATTTTVHHSINENEKASYVAHVNSYLAEDSFLKKYLPLDPATNALFDLAKDGVLLCKLINIAVPGTIDERAINTKAVLNPWERNENHTLCLNSAKAIGCTVVNIGTQDLAEGRPHLLLGLISQIIKIQLLADLNLKKTPQLVELVDDSQEVEELLGLPPEKVLLKWMNFHLKKAGYEKQVTNFSSDIKDGAAYAYLINAVAPEVSGPASLNTKDPMERAKMVLEQAEKLECKRYLTAKDIVEGSPNLNLAFVAQIFQHRNGLTADSKKISFAEMMTDDAQTSREERCFRLWINSLGTATYVNNLFEDVRNGWVLLELLDKIASGLVNWKTASKPPIKMPFKKLENCNQVIAIGKELNFSLVNVAGNDIVQGNKKLILAYLWQLMRFSMLQLLRNLRSHSHGKAGKEISDAEILDWANKKVKKAGRTSQMESFKDKNLSSGIFFLELLSAVEPRVVNWTLATKGETEEDKKLNATYIISVARKLGCSIFLLPEDIIEVNQKMILILTASIMYWSMQQAQGESESGITSPERSPTKASDAGESEAGLASEALNLSINDDTTSQQEGN; encoded by the exons ATGTCTAGCTTTGTGGGTGTTGTTGTTAATGATACAGAGCTGCAGGCTCAATTCACCCAAGTTGAGCTTCGTACCCTCAAATCAAAA TTTCTCTCAACTAAGACTCAGAATGGCCGCGTCACGGTTAAAGATTTGCCGGCTATTTTTGCAAAACTGAGGGCTTTTACTGAAACGTTCTCAGAAGATGAGATTAAGACCATGTTGGAGGAGTCAAATTTGGACAGTGGTGAAGATCTTGAGTTCGAGACCTTTCTGCGG GCGCATTTGAATTTGCAAGCCCGTGCAGTGAAAAAATCTGGTCGTACTGGTGGCGGTTACAAAAGGGTGACTTCATTTCTCAAGGCAACCACTACAACTGTTCATCACTCGATCAATGAGAATGAAAAGGCTTCTTATGTCGCCCACGTTAACAGCTACCTGGCAGAAGATTCGTTCTTGAAGAAGTATCTTCCATTAGATCCAGCTACAAATGCTTTATTTGATCTTGCAAAAGATGGAGTTCTCCTTTG TAAGCTAATCAACATAGCAGTTCCTGGGACTATAGATGAGCGTGCTATCAACACTAAAGCAGTCCTTAATCCATGGGAGAGAAATGAGAACCATACACTTTGTCTTAATTCAGCAAAAGCTATTGGCTGCACTGTGGTTAACATTGGCACTCAGGATTTGGCTGAAGGAAGG CCTCATCTTCTGCTCGGCTTGATCTCTCAAATAATCAAG ATTCAACTGTTAGCTGATCTTAATCTCAAGAAAACTCCACAGCTTGTGGAATTGGTGGATGACAGCCAG GAGGTGGAGGAGCTCTTGGGTCTACCACCAGAGAAGGTTCTACTGAAATGGATGAATTTTCATCTGAAGAAAGCTGGATATGAAAAACAAGTGACAAACTTCTCTTCTGATATCAAG GATGGAGCGGCTTATGCTTACTTGATTAATGCGGTTGCACCCGAGGTCTCAGGCCCAGCTTCCTTGAATACAAAAGATCCTATGGAAAGAGCAAAAATGGTTCTTGAGCAAGCTGAGAAATTGGAGTGCAAAAGATATCTCACTGCTAAAGACATTGTTGAGGGCTCACCAAATCTTAATCTTGCATTTGTTGCACAAATCTTCCAGCACAG GAATGGATTGACTGCAGATAGTAAAAAAATATCGTTCGCTGAGATGATGACAGATGATGCACAAACTTCTCGGGAAGAGAGATGCTTCCGACTGTGGATTAACAGCCTTGGAACTGCAACCTACGTTAACAATCTTTTCGAAGATGTTAGAAATGG ATGGGTTCTTTTGGAACTGCTTGACAAAATTGCTTCTGGATTAGTCAACTGGAAAACAGCCTCAAAGCCTCCAATAAAAATGCCATTCAAAAAGCTTGAGAATTGTAACCAAGTTATAGCGATTGGGAAGGAATTAAATTTCTCGCTTGTGAATGTAGCTGGTAATGATATCGTGCAAGGAAATAAGAAGCTCATACTGG CTTATTTGTGGCAGTTGATGAGGTTTAGTATGCTTCAACTCCTGAGAAACTTGAGATCACATTCCCATGGTAAAGCTGGTAAAGAGATAAGTGATGCTGAAATTCTAGACTGGGCAAACAAAAAGGTGAAGAAGGCGGGTAGAACCTCCCAAATGGAGAGTTTCAAG GATAAAAACCTCTCAAGTGGAATTTTCTTCCTCGAGCTTCTTAGTGCTGTGGAGCCAAGGGTGGTCAATTGGACTCTTGCCACCAAGGGAGAAACTG AGGAAGATAAGAAGCTGAATGCAACATATATAATTAGTGTCGCTCGAAAGCTTGGTTGCTCCATTTTCTTGTTACCTGAGGACATCATTGAG GTAAACCAGAAGATGATCCTTATTTTGACTGCAAGCATCATGTACTGGAGTATGCAGCAAGCACAAGGAGAATCAGAGTCAGGCATTACCAGTCCCGAGAGATCCCCTACTAAAGCTTCTGATGCTGGTGAGAGCGAAGCAGGTTTGGCTAGTGAAGCCTTGAACTTGTCCATCAATGACGACACTACTTCCCAACAAGAAGGAAATTAA